The sequence AggccccgaccccccccccccccaacccggtctgggggagagagggggcccaCGCAGCACACAGCTGGGGCTTGACCCCCCTCCGCGAACCctcgggtcagaggtcacagcagAGCGTCTGCTCAGCCTCCATGTTGGTCCAATGGTTGGGCCAGGAAACGACAAGGACGCAGGGTCCTAGTGCCTGCCCCCAACACAACCCAGATAAACTttacacctccctccctttcccacaCTAAACCCTCAAAGAAATAAGTTAAAATCTGACACATCTCAGTCCATCAACGGTTCATAGCGTTTGTTTACGTCACTTTCGATCACAATCTCAAGTTTCCATATATACAATAAAGTGAGGAACAGTTACAAGGCACACAATTAACATCTGGTTGTTTACAAGAACATAAATAAGGGAGATCAGTGAGTCCTGTGCTCTCCTCCAGCGCCTCTGCAAGCTGCTCTGGAGACAGCCCCCCGCTGGTAGGAGCCATCCCAGAATAGTCCCCCGCTTGGGGCCATCGCCGCCTCATCTCGCCGCCATGGCAACCGCGAGAGTTCAGCACGGCAACCAGGTGGGAGGCGGCTATGGTCGGAGGAGTCCCTGTGGTGCTCCTGGTCTAgcatgggggggggtgtgcgtgtgtgtctgtgtgtgtgcagtgattgTATGTGTTtagtttgtgctgtgtgtgcgcatgggaATATGTATtgtatctgtgtgcatgttcagtgttagtttgtgtttagtttttgtgtgtatatatagtgtGTATATTGTTTGTATAGTGTGTAGTTTCTGTatatagtgtgcgtgtgtgtcagatgcTGTCCACAAAACTGCCAGGGAACAGGCCTGTGCGTCCGTTCCTCTGCAGGGTGCCCTTGAACCAGCCGTCCTCGCGCTTCCTGTGGACAAACACCACGTCCCCCTCCTTCAGCTCCAGCTCCGCCTCGCTCTGGGGGGGGTAGGACACCACCACCctgtacctgcacacacacacacacacattagagtaAGACACCATAataacctgtacacacacacacaaaaataaacatcACAATCAGTAGTAATACATAATACCAACATCACCATAATAAATCATTATTTCAGGATTTGATAGGCCAGTatcccaataataataattagtgtTGTCACAGTATTCGATTGGCTGGGGTGGACCTACCTTTCGCATATGATTGGCCGGGCGTCGtgctgcagggagaggagggaggagcatgcctggcgagggggcggagctatgGGGGCGCACACGTCCAGGGGGCTGGGCCTGCGCTGGGAGGAGTcaggtgctgaggaggaggatgatgatgatgaaggatCGGGCTCTACACGGCTGCCACTGTGGTTGCCtggggagacggaggaggaggagggggcggtctCGGGGCTTAACGCCCCAGGGAGCCCCTCGCCAGCCGTAAGCTCCGCCCCCagcgtgggggaggagggaggggaggggcgagcCTTCCTCTTGTTGGACGACAGGAGTTTCAGTAgacccttcttctctctctgcagacacacacacagacggagatGAAAACACACACCCGTGTGCACATACTATCCTCTGCTCCTCaccacagcgagagagagagagagagacagggagagagacagggagagagagacagagagagagacagagacagagagagacagagagagagagacagagatagagatagacagagatagagatacagagagagagagcaagcgtcACCCACCTTGCCGTCCTTGTCCAGTCGACAGGCTAGGGAAGCCCCGTTGCCGGGCGCAGCCCCGCCGTTTCCAGGCGCGCCGTTTCCAGGCGCGGTGGCACCGTTGCCGGGGGCAACCTCCAGGGAGGCTGCGCTGACGTTGGGCGGCGTCAGCGAGGCGGCGGCACAGCCCAGCGCCACGGAGGAGGAGcgcgggggggcggggcaggagggggcggggcaggaggagaccaggcagacggagaggtggggctggggattCTGGGATTGGAGGGGCGTCACGGCGACCGTGGGGCGGTCCTGGGTcgctgctggaggggaggggggggggactgttacTCACACGAAcacgttccacacacacacacaaaccctactACACACACGTGGCACTACCATGATAAACACATGTATTaccaccacacacccccacagcgTTGAGTGCCTGTTTAACAGTCATCTCATCTACCACGCAACACACACGtactacatatacacacacacacacatccttacaCGAAGTACGTACCCGTTCTGACAGCGTTGCGTGCCTGGTTGACAGTCATCTGAGAGTTGACCAGGACTTTGGGCTGCTGGCTGGTTGCCACTGCAGCGGGCGTTGCCGTGGCAGTGGGTAGGGGACTGGCGGGGCCCgggcacagggaggggaggggcttgttGTCAAGGCcaggggtgctggaggaggtggaggggatggaggtgccGCGGCCGGCCGGGGGGGTCCCGCTCTGGGGCAGCTTGGGCTGAACACTCCCTGACACagtcctggagggggggagaggggttaggATGGGAGTgtggtgggtctgtgtgtgtgtgtatcacaacccaagctcttctcttgtctggccccccaatagTGGAATCATCTCGCCACcttcatcagagacactgactgtctccccaccttcaagaaaagaccaaagacgcacttgttccgtgagtacaacggtacttaggaaagaTTTTTTGGATCAGATGTTGGGTTATTTCCtgacaatgacacttattgagggactcgcTGCACTTGTTGATTGATTTAACTGCTTGTACTTGccgtgaattatattattgttgcttgctttcctccgggtacactctagcacttcaGAGGATCATGTCGTTTAATTggaatttgtttaactacatgctcttctggttccacccattggctcttatttgcttttcacaatgtacgcTTCATGTTGTTTCggctcgttgtttatgatcattgacctacgcaccttttgtaaagctctcttgtaagtcgctttggataaaagcgtctgctaaatgactaaatgtaaatatgtgcgtatgtgtgtgcgcgctcggGGCGGACCTGCTGACGGGACTCATGTAGTTGCCGGGGAACACTCCTATGCGGCCCGTGTGCATGGAGGTGCCCTTGAACCAGCCGTCCTGACAGCGCTCCAGGACCAGGAACATCTGTCCCCGACGCAGCTCCAGCTCATCCTCTTTACGGGGGGTGTAGGGGAACAGGGCCACGTAGctgggggaacacacacacataaatacatatacacacacacaaactcccccaAAGCCCCCAGCTGCCAGAGGGGCGGGGGGATGGGGGTCAAGGGTTAACACCTGTTTGGCCCCTCGTCTCAAGGGTCTCATCAGAGAGCCTCactctcacccctgacccctcacccctTGGCACATTACTCCTGCCAGACACCCCTCGCATCTGATGGGAATTAGATACgcatgttcttcctccatgtgagtgtgtgtgtgtgtgagtgtgtgtgtgtgcccgtagCTCGGGGTCGTGTGGAGGTAAGGGGTCACCCTCATCTCGTCGTGTCAAGAACATAAACACAGCATGTAACACTGAGCAGCCCtgtctgagtatgtgtgtgtgtgtgtacctgcacgtgtgtgtgtgtgtacttgcctgtgtgtgtgtgtgtgtgtgtgtgtacctgcatgtgtgtgtgcgtgtgtgtgtgtgtacctgcatgtgtgtgtgtgtacctcaatgtgtgtgtgtgtgtgtgcactcacacGGTGGGTCTCTGTCTGCTGCCCTGGTCGCTGGTGCAGGGGGAGGATCTCTGGCCGGCAGCCAATGACGAAGCAGCTCCCAGCGCCGAGGactgggggggcggaggagggggaggggggagggcatcctgtaacacacacacacccacccgcaGATCAGCAACTAGAAACCCAGTAgatcagagagaatgagagaggaggacagagaggtggggggacagagggaggtggagaaagaaagatggacagagatagaaagatcAGATTCTCCAGGGCAGGGGTTGTCATGGTACAGTAGtctgctcctgctcctgttcctcccctccctccctccgctcttCCTGCTGTCTggggttgtttgtttgttgctaGGCAACGGCGGGCCGAGTGGTGAGGACAGTTTAACTGGTAACATGTGACACGAACGACACGTCCTTCAACACAGCAGAGCAACACGGACCAAGAGACACCAGCAGActgcctgctctctcttccccttccaccctctccttctctccccccccccccatcccccccatctccttctctctccctctcagtctgcCTATTTGCTTGCTCTTTCTAACCCTAATCAGCCAGAAACGGGAGTCATAAAAGCAATGTTTGTCCCATGACGAGCCCCAGCCCTCACACTGCAAGGACGAGGGAtacttccttctctctcacacaaacacacacacacacactccagccccaGCAAACACTGTGTCTCAGACAGCAAACAGGAGCTGTTGGGAAGCAGACAGGTCTGTCTATGTCTGACAGCCCTGAGGGCCATGGGGATGAGGGCtgggtttctctgtgtgtgtgtgtgtgtttcaattaCGGTGCGCGTgcgcgtctgtgtgtttgtgtgtacttgcgtgtgtgtatgaatgaatgTCTTGTGTGTCTtccgtttctgtgtgtgtgtgtgtgttggtatgcaGCTGAATGAGGTGGATTGTGCAGACAGTCTGCAGACACTAATTAtcttacacacacccaaacaccagcacctacacatcacacacacaccccccccaaacaccagcACCTAGACAAAACACACCCAGGcaactaaacaaacacacacacacccagtcacagggCTCAAGAACAATCTGGAAACATGCAGGCCTCAGTGCTCAGGTTCATTTCAGATCCATGAGCTGTTCTGCATGAATGAAGTACTTTTGAAACGCTAAAACACAGAACAGGAATGTTTGCTGCTGTACAGCTGTGGTCCCTCCGTAGCCAGTTCCCAGaactgtgcaaacacacacacacacacacacacacacacacacacacacacacacacacacacacacacacacacacacacacacacacacacacacacacagaaccagtctTCCAGACCcacaagcgcgcacacacacacacacacacacacacacacagaaccagtctTCCAGACCcacaagcgcgcacacacacacacacacacacacaccacctaccaCAGGGATGGGATGCGTAGCTGGTCTCCGGGGGGAACGTGAAGACGGTTGCCGTGGTGACGGGGGCTGCTAGGGGGCGGGGTTACAATGAGTCCAGTGGTGCAGATGTGaacctgtggaggagagagaactgaGCTTGaaccctggggaggaggaggaggaggaagagggatttTCTACATTTGGATGTGCCTTCGTCCATCTGATCCCGCATGTCTGGTTCATGTTAGAGCAGGACTGTACATCTGCCCTGAAAACGTCCCTTCGCATGGAAGCATCTGGCTGACTGAACCACAGCAGAGCCCTGGAGATCCTATTGCCTGGGTTAGTTCACAAGCCCGCTCAGCCTCCACTGTGATTGGCTGAGTGAATCCagttgtgtgcgtgtaagtgtgtgtcatGGTAACATGGCAGCTCACCTGTCCGTCTGTCAGGGAGTACTTTAGTGTGtgcagcttagtggttagagcatttgactgcagatcagaggtcacaggttcaattTCCCCATCCCtttagataaaagcatctgctaaatgaatccatTAAGCATGCTCCTAGTGTACCACAGAGCATGCTGGGAAAAGccatgtctatctgtctgccacaacccaacccccccccccccccctatattCAGAGCCTAGCAACCACCCAGTATGCCATTCCAGGGTTGCCGTGGAAACCCCAGGGGCGGAGCGAGAGTTGACTGCGGGCAAGTAGAGTCACGCTTCTATGAGTTCAAACGTCTGAACCAAGAACCAGCCAGGGTGGggcagtggtggtggggggggggtgagggctgtTTGGAATGATGTGcctgggtgaggagggctggcttgagggtgaggaggggtgggttgagggtgaggaggggtgggttgagggtgaggaggggtgggttgagggtgaggaggggtgggttgagggtgaggaggggtgggttgagggtgaggaggggtgggttgagggtgaggaggggtgggttgagggtgaggaggggtgggttgagggtgaggaggggtgggttgagggtgaggaggggtgggttgagggtgaggaggggtgggttgagggtgagga is a genomic window of Osmerus mordax isolate fOsmMor3 chromosome 26, fOsmMor3.pri, whole genome shotgun sequence containing:
- the sh3rf1 gene encoding LOW QUALITY PROTEIN: E3 ubiquitin-protein ligase SH3RF1 (The sequence of the model RefSeq protein was modified relative to this genomic sequence to represent the inferred CDS: inserted 2 bases in 1 codon) produces the protein MDESVLLDLLECPVCLERLDASAKVLPCQHTFCRRCLQGILGSRGELRCPECRTLVECAVDELPSNILLVRLLDGIKQRPRXARPATGVCANGTAVPGVRVQSVGPREQGTLERSFREPSPRARPPLQFNSAARQLIELDKPSDPGGDSGEGGASSSGAPQTNGGPRDKKNTRKRHSFTSLTMSHKPSLAAPPQRHSMEISGPVLISSSNPTAAARIGEMSGGLSCSAPSQVHICTTGLIVTPPPSSPRHHGNRLHVPPGDQLRIPSLWTCRSCHMLPDALPPPPPPPPQSSALGAASSLAAGQRSSPCTSDQGSRQRPTVYVALFPYTPRKEDELELRRGQMFLVLERCQDGWFKGTSMHTGRIGVFPGNYMSPVSRTVSGSVQPKLPQSGTPPAGRGTSIPSTSSSTPGLDNKPLPSLCPGPASPLPTATATPAAVATSQQPKVLVNSQMTVNQARNAVRTAATQDRPTVAVTPLQSQNPQPHLSVCLVSSCPAPSCPAPPRSSSVALGCAAASLTPPNVSAASLEVAPGNGATAPGNGAPGNGGAAPGNGASLACRLDKDGKREKKGLLKLLSSNKRKARPSPPSSPTLGAELTAGEGLPGALSPETAPSSSSVSPGNHSGSRVEPDPSSSSSSSSAPDSSQRRPSPLDVCAPIAPPPRQACSSLLSLQHDARPIICERYRVVVSYPPQSEAELELKEGDVVFVHRKREDGWFKGTLQRNGRTGLFPGSFVDSI